The Microbacterium natoriense genomic interval CACGATCCGCTCGCGCACCATGGTGGATCGGGGCCGGCATCCGCTCCTCGCCGAAGGCCTGCACGCTTCGGGCGCGGCACCGCAGCCGGGAGTGCTCGGCGCGCACAGCGTGTTCGACGCCGTCGTCCTCGCCGGAATCCGTCCGGTCGTCCAGACGCCGGGCACGATGATGCTGGAGGGACCGGGAGCGGTCTCGAGGCATCTCGGTTCGCACACCCATGAGAGTCCGCTCGGAGCGCTTTCGCACCGCTGGACCGACGAGCTCGCGGCAGCGTGGGCCGCACGACAGGAGAACACCTATGACCCTGCTCACCGTTGAGAGCACGCCGCGGCTCGCTCGGCCGTCGACCGCGATCGTGCTCGTCGCGGCCCTGCATGTCCTGGGCTGGGGGACTCTTCTGCTCACGGCGGCGGTCGCCGCACCCGACGGCGCCGCGAACGGCCTGCTCGCCACCGGCCTCGCCGCGTACGCGCTCGGGCTGCGGCACGCGTTCGACGCTGATCACATCGCCGCGATCGACAACACGACCCGTCGCCTGCTCGAGCGGGGCCTGCCCGCGCGGAACGTCGGCACCTGGTTCGCCCTCGGTCACTCGACGGTGGTGTTCGGCCTGTCGGTCGTGCTCGCCTGGGGGGCGGCGTCGGTCGCGGGCGCCCTCGCCCAGGACACCTCGCTGCTGCATCAGATCACCGGAGTGTGGGGCCCTTCGATCTCCAGCGCCTTCCTCCTGCTGCTGGCCGCGCTCGGCATCGGCGCTCTCCTCTCCCGTCGCCGCGGCGGGCTTCCGGGCGGACCGGTGTGGCGGGCGCTGTCGAGTCTGGAAGGCACGGTCGATCGCCCGAGCCGGATGTTCGGCGTCGGGCTGCTCTTCGGTCTCGGCTTCGACACGGCCACCGAGATCGGCCTTCTCGCGCTCGCCGGCACCGCCGCGGCGACCGCCCTTCCGTGGTGGCTCGTGCTGGCGCTGCCCGTGATCTTCGCGGCCGGCATGACGGCCCTCGACACCGCGCAGGCCGCCGTCGCACATCGGGCCTACTCCTTCCCCGATCGCGAGCGCCGCACGCTCAGCGGATACGCGACCTGGATGGCTCTGATCTCGGTCTCCGTCGCCGTGGTCGTCGCACTCGTGCAGCTGTCGGGCGTCGCGAGCGAGCTGTGGGGCTGGCAGGGTCCGACCGCCTGGCTGTCCGGGCTCGCGATCGACGATCTGGGGATCTGGCTGACGGCCGCGCTGCTGATCACCTGGTTGAGCCTGCTCGCCGTCACAGCCGTGCGCGCGAGATCCGCGCGCCGCTGAACCGTTCGTCGCGCGGGTCGCCACCGGGCCGGCGACCCGCGTCGGGGCGGCAGGTGAGAAACTGGAACGATGAGCACCATCGAGGCAGACCTGATCGCCCCGCTGACCGATGCCGAGGTGCAGCGGATCCGCGAGGACTTCCCGATCCTCCGCACCGAGGTGAACGGGCATCCGCTCGCATATCTCGACTCCGGGGCCACCTCGCAGCGTCCGCTCGCGGTGCTCGACGCCGAGCGTGCATTCGCGACCGGCATGAACTCCGCCGTGCATCGTGGCGCGCACACCCTGGCCGCCGAGGCGACCGAGCTGTTCGAAGATGCCAGGGCCTCGGTCGCGCGCTTCGTCGGCGCGGACGACGACGAGATCGTCTGGACCTCCAACGCGACCGAAGCCGTCAACCTCGTGGCCTACGCCCTGTCGAACGCCTCTCTGGGCCGCGGCGGCGCGGCATCCGAATCGCTGCGGCTGGGCCCAGGCGACGAGATCGTCACGACCGAGATGGAGCATCACGCGAATCTCATCCCCTGGCAGGAGCTCGCCGCCCGCACCGGGGCGACCCTGAAGGTGATCCCTCTCGACGACCAAGGGGCGCTGCGCCTCGACGCCGCCGCAGAGCTCATCACGGCGCGCACGCGGCTCGTGGCGTTCACGCACGTGTCGAACGTGCTCGGCGTGATCAACCCGGTGGCAGAGCTCGTCGGCCTCGCGCGGAAGGCCGGCGCCCTCGTCCTGCTCGACGCCTGCCAATCGGCTCCGCATCTGCCGCTGGACGTGAAGGCGCTCGACGTCGATTTCGCGGTGCTGTCCGGACACAAGATGCTCGGTCCGACCGGTATCGGCGCACTGTACGGTCGCCGCGCTCTGCTCGAGATCATGCCGCCCTTCCTCACCGGCGGATCGATGATCACCACGGTCACGACGACTACAGCCGAGTACCTCCCGCCGCCGCAGCGCTTCGAAGCCGGCACGCAGCGCGTGTCGCAGGCGATCGCGCTCGCCGCAGCTGTCGACTATCTCACTGCGGTGGGCATGCCGCGCATCGCCGCGCACGAAGCCGCCTTCGGCGCCCGCCTCGTCGATGGGCTCAGCGCGATCGACGGTGTGCGCGTGCTCGGCGCCGGCATCGATCTGCCGCGCGTGGGGCTGGCGAGCTTCGACGTCGACGGCATCCATTCGCACGACCTCGGGCAGTATCTCGACGATCTCGGAATCGCCGTGCGGGTCGGGCACCACTGCGCGCAGCCGCTGCACCGCCGGCTCGGCATCACCTCGTCCACGCGGGCGAGCACCTATCTGTACACGACGGACGCCGAGGTCGATGCCGTCATCGCCGGTGTCGCCGGTGCGATCGACTTCTTCCGGAGGGGCGCATGAGCGATCTGCAGAATCTGTACCAGGAGCTCGTGCTCGATCACTCGCGCACCCCGCACGGCTTCGGTCTGCGCGACGAGATCCGCGCGCAGTCGCATCAGCTGAATCCGACCTGCGGCGACGAGGTGACGGTGCAGGTGCATCGCGCCGCCGACGGCACCGTCGAGGCGATCGCCTGGGAAGGGCACGGATGCGCGATCTCGCAGGCATCCGCTTCGATGCTCGCCGATCTCGCCGAGGGGCTCACGGTCGAGGACCTCGAGGCTCGCATCGCATCGTTCCGCGAGGCCATGCGCTCTCGCGGCAGGATCCAGCCCGACGAGGAGCTGCTCGGGGATGCCGCGGCCCTCGGAGGCGTGTCCAAGTACGTCGCGCGGGTGAAGTGCGCCATGCTCGCGTGGGTGGCCGCGGAGGACGCCCTGGCCAAGAGCACCGTCTGAAAGGGGCGCCCGATGACCGTCCAGCTGAAGCCCTTGCCGGCCGACCGCTTCGACGCCTGGCGCGAAGACGTCAAGCAGCGCCTCGTCGTCCGCAGCCAGGAGTCCGGCATGCGGGTCGGAGCCGATGCGATCGACTTCGCCGAGACCTTCCTGCACGAGCTTCTGCCGCAGGGGTACGCGACGACGACCACGAGCGTCTTCACGATCGTCGACGGCTCCTCCGAGCTCGGCACGATCTGGCTGGGTGTCAGCGCGGGCAGGGTCTACGTCATCGACCTCGGGATCGCCGCTGCGACGACGGCCGAGCAGCGCGAGGGGCTGTTCTCGGCCCTGCGGCGCGTCGCCGACGAAGCCGAGGTGGCGAGGATCAGCGTCGCGCTGTTCCCGCAGGATGCCGAGGGGCACGCCCTCATCGGCGACCGCGGCTTCTCGATCGCGTCGATCCAGATGGTGCTCGAGCCGCTGCCGGTTCGAGAGCTCACACCGCTCGTCGAGGTCGTGCCGATGACCGACGAGCGGTTCCAGAGCTTCGTCGAGCACTCGGAAGCCGCTTTCGCCGATGACCTCGTCGCGTCCGGCAGATACGCGCGGGAAGACGCGGCGGCCGAGTCGCGTCGGCAGATGAGGCTCGAGCTGCCGCAGGGCCTCGCGACCCCGGGGCAGGAGCTGTTCACCGCATCCGTCGACGGCGCCGAAGTCGGCTACCTCTGGCTCGGGATGCGCCGCAGAGACGGACGGCCGCATGCGTTCGTCCTCGATATCGAGGTCGCCGAGGACCAGCGCCGACTCGGCTACGGCCGGGCGCTCATGCACGCCGCGGAGCGCGAAGCGCGACGGCTGGGCGCTGATTCCCTCGGGCTGCACGTGTTCGGCTTCAACACCGGCGCGATCGAGTTGTACGAGTCGCTCGGGTACCGCCGGGTCGAGGAGACCTTCCTGCTCGACCTCTGATCCGCGTCATGCGGCGTCATCGAGGAATAGGCGCCGGAGCGCACGGTTTCCCCTTGCATGACAACTCTCGGAATCATCGGTGCAGGACACATCGGCTCTCAGATCGCCCGCGTGGCGGTGGCGAACGGCTACGACGTCGTGATCGCCAACTCCCGCGGACCGCAGACGCTCACTGACCTCGTGGAGGAGCTCGGTCCGCGCGCGAAGGCCGGTACGCCCGAAGAGGCCGGGACCGCAGGCGACGTGATCGTCGTGACGGTCCCGCTGCGCGCGATCGATCAGATCCCGGTCGAGCCGCTCGCCGGCAAGATCGTGCTCGACACCAACAACTACTACTTCGAGCGCGATGGGCACATCGAGGCGCTCGACCGCGGCGAGACCACCACTTCGCAGCTGCTGCAGCAGCATCTGCCGACGTCGAAGGTTGCGAAGGCGTTCAATCACATCGGTGCTGCGGACATCACGACCGACGGCGCTCCCGCCGGCGCCGCCGACCGACGCGCGCTGGCGACCTCCGGTGACGCCCCAGAAGCGGTGGAGTTCGTCACCCGGTTCTACGACCAGGCGGGCTTC includes:
- a CDS encoding HoxN/HupN/NixA family nickel/cobalt transporter; the encoded protein is MTLLTVESTPRLARPSTAIVLVAALHVLGWGTLLLTAAVAAPDGAANGLLATGLAAYALGLRHAFDADHIAAIDNTTRRLLERGLPARNVGTWFALGHSTVVFGLSVVLAWGAASVAGALAQDTSLLHQITGVWGPSISSAFLLLLAALGIGALLSRRRGGLPGGPVWRALSSLEGTVDRPSRMFGVGLLFGLGFDTATEIGLLALAGTAAATALPWWLVLALPVIFAAGMTALDTAQAAVAHRAYSFPDRERRTLSGYATWMALISVSVAVVVALVQLSGVASELWGWQGPTAWLSGLAIDDLGIWLTAALLITWLSLLAVTAVRARSARR
- a CDS encoding aminotransferase class V-fold PLP-dependent enzyme, which encodes MSTIEADLIAPLTDAEVQRIREDFPILRTEVNGHPLAYLDSGATSQRPLAVLDAERAFATGMNSAVHRGAHTLAAEATELFEDARASVARFVGADDDEIVWTSNATEAVNLVAYALSNASLGRGGAASESLRLGPGDEIVTTEMEHHANLIPWQELAARTGATLKVIPLDDQGALRLDAAAELITARTRLVAFTHVSNVLGVINPVAELVGLARKAGALVLLDACQSAPHLPLDVKALDVDFAVLSGHKMLGPTGIGALYGRRALLEIMPPFLTGGSMITTVTTTTAEYLPPPQRFEAGTQRVSQAIALAAAVDYLTAVGMPRIAAHEAAFGARLVDGLSAIDGVRVLGAGIDLPRVGLASFDVDGIHSHDLGQYLDDLGIAVRVGHHCAQPLHRRLGITSSTRASTYLYTTDAEVDAVIAGVAGAIDFFRRGA
- the sufU gene encoding Fe-S cluster assembly sulfur transfer protein SufU, translated to MSDLQNLYQELVLDHSRTPHGFGLRDEIRAQSHQLNPTCGDEVTVQVHRAADGTVEAIAWEGHGCAISQASASMLADLAEGLTVEDLEARIASFREAMRSRGRIQPDEELLGDAAALGGVSKYVARVKCAMLAWVAAEDALAKSTV
- a CDS encoding GNAT family N-acetyltransferase; protein product: MTVQLKPLPADRFDAWREDVKQRLVVRSQESGMRVGADAIDFAETFLHELLPQGYATTTTSVFTIVDGSSELGTIWLGVSAGRVYVIDLGIAAATTAEQREGLFSALRRVADEAEVARISVALFPQDAEGHALIGDRGFSIASIQMVLEPLPVRELTPLVEVVPMTDERFQSFVEHSEAAFADDLVASGRYAREDAAAESRRQMRLELPQGLATPGQELFTASVDGAEVGYLWLGMRRRDGRPHAFVLDIEVAEDQRRLGYGRALMHAAEREARRLGADSLGLHVFGFNTGAIELYESLGYRRVEETFLLDL
- a CDS encoding NADPH-dependent F420 reductase, which translates into the protein MTTLGIIGAGHIGSQIARVAVANGYDVVIANSRGPQTLTDLVEELGPRAKAGTPEEAGTAGDVIVVTVPLRAIDQIPVEPLAGKIVLDTNNYYFERDGHIEALDRGETTTSQLLQQHLPTSKVAKAFNHIGAADITTDGAPAGAADRRALATSGDAPEAVEFVTRFYDQAGFDTVDIGPLSESWRVERDRPAYVVRQNAAELKANLAIANRLP